The following coding sequences are from one Panicum hallii strain FIL2 chromosome 5, PHallii_v3.1, whole genome shotgun sequence window:
- the LOC112892711 gene encoding protein ALP1-like, which yields MDFEDWLQQTEMEREAHQRYMEMELDDLEDFTLMTMCMGGAQVPRERVPRQIVPRDHHDGFRRIWADYFAPQPVYGSRLFRERFRMRWHVFLRIVDAVQRVDPYFIQRPDCTSLMGISALQKCIAAIRILAYGLPANAVDEYVRIGPSTAQEALKHFCRAVIDAFGGFYLRSPTEEDVRRLVKEGEQRGFPGMLGSIDCMHWTWRNCPSSWKGMFTGRGKSPSMILEAVASRNLWIWHAYFGMPGSCNDINVLHRSSLFDRFMQGTSTPVNFTVNGHSYNMGYYLADGIYPDWPAFVKTVRHPMEMKTRLFAAKQEGARKDIERAFGVLQARWAVIRGPAYPWDRDDVRDMMTACIIMHNMIIEDEGDRATNTIFENPGQHVDLSTGNLGDRHAFVQAHHRLQDRDVHFRLQSDLIVHNWNLHGSRLTSATDVPHV from the exons ATGGACTTCGAGGACTGGTTACAGCAAACGGAGATGGAGCGAGAAGCACATCAGCGATATATGGAGATGGAGCTAGACGATCTGGAGGACTTCACCCTCATGACGATGTGCATGGGGGGTGCCCAAGTGCCTCGCGAAAGGGTGCCTCGCCAAATCGTGCCTCGTGATCACCATGATGGTTTCCGTCGGATATGGGCAGACTACTTCGCTCCCCAGCCGGTGTATGGGTCCCGGCTGTTTCGAGAACG CTTCCGTATGCGATGGCATGTGTTCCTTCGAATTGTCGACGCGGTGCAGAGGGTGGATCCTTATTTCATCCAGCGTCCGGACTGCACAAGCCTTATGGGAATATCTGCCTTGCAGAAGTGCATCGCCGCCATTCGCATCCTGGCTTACGGATTACCAGCCAATGCGGTCGACGAGTATGTGCGTATCGGTCCCTCGACAGCTCAAGAGGCCTTGAAGCATTTCTGTCGAGCAGTCATCGATGCATTTGGTGGATTCTATCTGCGATCGCCAACTGAAGAGGATGTCCGCCGCCTCGTCAAGGAAGGTGAACAACGGGGATTCCCGGGAATGCTTGGCAGCATAGACTGCATGCACTGGACGTGGCGTAATTGCCCATCATCGTGGAAGGGCATGTTCACCGGCCGTGGGAAGTCACCTTCTATGATTCTTGAGGCTGTGGCGTCCAGGAACCTATGGATTTGGCACGCTTACTTTGGAATGCCAGGTAGCTGCAACGACATCAACGTTCTTcacagatcgagtctctttGACCGCTTCATGCAGGGGACCTCGACGCCGGTGAACTTCACAGTCAATGGGCATTCATACAACATGGGATATTACCTGGCAGATGGAATCTACCCAGACTGGCCCGCATTTGTGAAGACCGTCCGTCATCCGATGGAGATGAAGACTCGCCTCTTCGCCGCAAAACAGGAGGGTGCTCGGAAGGATATTGAGAGAGCATTTGGTGTGCTTCAGGCCCGGTGGGCAGTGATTCGAGGGCCGGCCTATCCATGGGACAGGGACGACGTGCGGGATATGATGACCGCATGCATAATTATGCACAACATGATCATCGAGGACGAGGGCGACAGGGCAACGAACACCATCTTTGAAAATCCCGGGCAGCATGTCGACCTATCAACGGGGAACTTGGGGGACCGACATGCTTTTGTTCAAGCACATCACCGGCTACAAGATCGTGATGTCCATTTTCGCCTGCAGTCGGACCTAATTGTGCATAATTGGAACCTACATGGGTCGAGGCTTACCAGTGCGACGGATGTGCCACATGTGTGA
- the LOC112892712 gene encoding vegetative cell wall protein gp1-like: MTPAGTPFSPCARPSRRAEALQRNAAVDRDASAAPAPPADLAPPPLFQIYSPAPTRRTRQALPHRRPDGGRGFPLPGCFLPRPRGRGSWRSSPLLVHGTPDWAPGLRVLSVHGSPRLPFSPPAVVSANSLTRRSLARHDAPRPLPPLLAATPRTRWPSLVAAPPSSPERPGRAGLLPGRSAPDAPPRPRPLRLRRAGWASSVLAATSSSPEATPPWTRRTALPRTFSFGDSVAETGNICVVSSSSTELEVLTCTHPPYGTTYFSRPSCRWSDGRVVVDFIGTRRPSLVATPPSSPERPGRTGLLPGRAAPPPTPPAAPRRPGLVRPRRNLLLPGSHAAPDAPDSAAPDAPPSPRTARDMPWSPSSPLRPWTRRLRPSLPPRTARNAPQGPAPRRPRPCPFVPVVTRDGGTLDLLAAVTPTTYPW, from the exons ATGACGCCGGCCGGGACTCCCTTCTCCCCGTGCGCACGCCCCAGCCGCCGCGCGGAGGCCCTCCAGCGCAACGCCGCGGTGGACCGAGACGCGTCCGCCGCTCCTGCGCCTCCTGCCGATctggccccgccgcccctcttccAGATCTACTCGCCCGCGCCGACCCGCCGCACCCGGCAGGCCCTCCCCCACCGCCGACCCGACGGCGGCCGTGGCTTTCCCCTCCCCGGCTGTTtcctcccgcgcccgcgcggaAGAGGCAGCTGGAGATCCTCTCCTCTTCTGGTCCATGGTACACCTGATTGGGCGCCTGGCCTCCGTGTACTGTCCGTCCACGGCTCACCTCGCCTCCCCTTCAGCCCGCCGGCAGTGGTGTCGGCCA ACTCGCTCACACGCCGCTCGCTCGCTCGACACGACGCGCCGCGCCCCCTACCGCCGCTCCTCGCCGCGACGCCCCGGACCCGCTGGCCGTCCCTCGTCGCcgcccctccctcctccccgGAGCGCCCCGGACGCGCCGGACTCCTCCCCGGCCGGAGCGCCCCGgacgcgccgccccgcccccgacCCCTCCGGCTGCGCCGCGCCGGCTGGGCCTCGTCCGTCCTCGCCGCAACCTCCTCCTCCCCGGAAGCCACGCCGCCCTGGACGCGCCGGACAGCGCTGCCCCGGACGTTCAGCTTCGGAGACTCGGTGGCCGAGACTGGCAACATCTGCGTCGTCAGCAGCAGCTCAACGGAGCTCGAAGTGCTCACCTGCACGCACCCGCCCTACGGCACCACCTACTTCAGCAGGCCGTCTTGCCGGTGGAGCGACGGCCGTGTCGTTGTTGACTTCATTG GGACCCGCCGGCCGTCCCTCGTCGCCACCCCTCCCTCCTCCCCGGAGCGCCCCGGACGCACCGGACTCCTCCCTGgacgcgccgccccgcccccgacCCCTCCGGCTGCGCCGCGCCGGCCGGGCCTCGTCCGTCCTCGCCGCAACCTCCTCCTCCCCGGAAGCCACGCTGCCCCGGACGCGCCGGACAGCGCCGCCCCGGACGCGCCCCcttctccccgcacggcccggGACATGCCGTGGAGCCCCTCCTCGCCTCTGCGCCCGTGGACGCGCCGGCTGCGCCCGTCCCTTCCTCCCCGCACGGCCCGGAACGCGCCGCAGGGCCCCGCCCCGAGGCGGCCGCGCCCCTGTCCGTTCGTGCCCGTGGTGACCCGAGACGGCGGCACCCTGGACCTCCTCGCCGCTGTCACACCGACGACCTACCCGTGGTGA